The following DNA comes from Verrucomicrobiota bacterium.
TGTCCTACTGAATCGTTCCGGCTATGGGGTGGCGAGCTGCACCTTCCCGTTTCCCTCGGTGAAGTAGGTGGCCCCGGCCACTTCGGTGATGGTGATGTACTGCGACCACTCGAGCACGCCGATGCGCCGCCTGGTTTCCAGCGTGCGCTGGTTGATCTTCGGACGTTCGCTCGGCCCCTGTGTGAGGGCTTCGTGCAATACGCGTCCGTCCATGCTCGACGGGGGTTCGATGCCAAGCAGATGCAGGATGGTGGGAGCGAGATCGATGTTGCCGCTGGGAACGTCGCTGAGCAGGCCGCGTTTCAAATCGGGGCCGGAGGCGACGAGGGTGTTGTTCATTTCATAGCGGCTCAGGGATCCGTGTGCCCCGCCGTTCCGGCTTCCACCGGTTGCCACGAGCATCCCCGGGGCCTCATGCTCGCTGGCATCCGCCGACCAGCGCATCGAAAGCACGAGGTCCGGCCCATGCCCCTCCATGGGATAGCGCACGGTCGACATCGGAAAGGTTCCCTCGATCTCCAGCCGCGAGAAGATCACGCCGGCGAAGTCGCAGGTCTGCAGAGCCCGCGCGACTCCGCGAACGGTATCCTCGCGCCGGTCGGTGACGTAAATGAGGGCGGCGCCGCCCAAGGGAACCACAAGGACATCGCCCGGCTCCGGGTTCTCGATCTTTGTGTGGGCATTGAACTGGAACTTGCGCAGCACGGCGGCCACATCCGCCCCGCGGGAGATGGTGGAAAAGCCGTGGTCGGACACCACAAATATGTCGGTTTTCTCGAGCGCGCCCCGCTCGCGCAAGGCATGCAGCACTTCCCCGAGGTTCTTGTCGCTGGCCTCGATGGCGGCAAGGGAGTCCGGCGCTCCCACGCCTTTTGCGTGCTGGGTGACGTCGGGATCGCTCAGCCAGAGCAG
Coding sequences within:
- a CDS encoding alkaline phosphatase family protein — translated: MSGSLRASYPFDYQMNSPLFRTLLRLTVLCCFSTIFSPGHARAGGRAEHVVVVVFDGMRPDFITPQYAPNLWSLATNGVFFRRNHPVFISTTIVNGTALATGTHPGHSGILANSDYREELNTQSAVASEVLDTIRRGDMAENGRYVDADTLAEVIQAAGHHTFIAGTKSVALLHDRKPRRTDTAAHSNSVTLGRGLVLPRVTGDPLKKVNDDKSFPDNFTTPNIASDSWTTRALTRGLWKRGIPKYSLLWLSDPDVTQHAKGVGAPDSLAAIEASDKNLGEVLHALRERGALEKTDIFVVSDHGFSTISRGADVAAVLRKFQFNAHTKIENPEPGDVLVVPLGGAALIYVTDRREDTVRGVARALQTCDFAGVIFSRLEIEGTFPMSTVRYPMEGHGPDLVLSMRWSADASEHEAPGMLVATGGSRNGGAHGSLSRYEMNNTLVASGPDLKRGLLSDVPSGNIDLAPTILHLLGIEPPSSMDGRVLHEALTQGPSERPKINQRTLETRRRIGVLEWSQYITITEVAGATYFTEGNGKVQLATP